One Robbsia sp. KACC 23696 DNA segment encodes these proteins:
- a CDS encoding DnaJ C-terminal domain-containing protein, whose product MKYKDYYAILGLKRAASADDIKAAYRKLARQFHPDVNKASDAEARFKEVGEAYQVLKDPEKRAAYDQMGSNWRNGQDFQPPPNWGSGFDFGRRGADSGGTGGGQHGEFGEFSDFFESMFGGATRRGPGAGSTGPGASRRRGGSAPGQDHHAKVSIDLEDSYRGASRTITLRIPAVDALGRASTQERTLDVTIPKGVKEGQHLRLTGQGAPAPGSGKPGDLYLELSFAPHRLYKVDGRDVSLELPLAPWEAALGATVSVPTPDGSVQLTIPANTAAGRKLRLKGKGIPGTTPGDLYVQVQIALPPAGTNAARNAYLAMEQAMHFDPRAHWTV is encoded by the coding sequence ATGAAGTACAAGGACTACTACGCCATCCTCGGGCTGAAACGCGCGGCGTCGGCGGACGATATCAAGGCCGCGTACCGGAAATTGGCCCGGCAATTCCACCCCGACGTCAACAAGGCGTCGGATGCCGAGGCGCGCTTCAAGGAAGTAGGCGAGGCCTATCAGGTCCTGAAGGACCCGGAAAAGCGCGCCGCCTACGACCAGATGGGCAGCAACTGGCGCAATGGCCAGGATTTCCAGCCGCCGCCCAACTGGGGCAGCGGTTTCGACTTCGGACGGCGCGGCGCCGACAGCGGCGGCACGGGCGGCGGCCAGCACGGGGAATTCGGCGAATTCAGCGATTTCTTCGAATCGATGTTCGGCGGCGCCACGCGTCGTGGACCCGGCGCGGGTTCGACCGGCCCGGGCGCCTCGCGTCGCCGTGGCGGATCGGCGCCCGGACAGGACCATCACGCCAAAGTCAGCATCGATCTGGAAGATTCCTATCGCGGCGCGAGCCGCACGATCACATTGCGCATTCCCGCGGTGGATGCGCTCGGCCGCGCGTCCACACAGGAACGGACACTCGATGTCACGATCCCGAAAGGCGTGAAGGAAGGCCAGCACCTGCGACTGACCGGCCAGGGCGCACCGGCGCCGGGCAGCGGCAAACCAGGCGATCTCTACCTGGAACTGTCCTTCGCGCCGCATCGGCTGTACAAGGTAGATGGGCGCGATGTGTCGCTCGAGTTGCCGCTGGCGCCGTGGGAAGCGGCGCTCGGCGCCACCGTGTCGGTGCCGACGCCGGATGGCTCGGTGCAACTGACGATCCCGGCGAACACCGCCGCCGGACGCAAACTGCGCTTGAAGGGCAAAGGCATACCGGGCACGACGCCTGGGGATCTGTATGTGCAGGTTCAGATCGCCCTGCCTCCCGCCGGCACGAATGCAGCGCGCAATGCCTACCTTGCGATGGAGCAGGCGATGCACTTCGATCCGCGCGCGCACTGGACCGTTTGA
- a CDS encoding YggT family protein — translation MFGDIARFLIDIVFTLFGAALLLRAWMQAVRMPPRNPVSQGVFQITDWLVVPLRRVLPGTGGIDWACLLAAWLTALVYLLLVVLVAGGDPGSLFPMVLAFALLTTLKWAVTLVMWATLLMALMSWLNPRAPTMVLLDILTAPFLNPLRRVLPLIGGMDLSPLALFVITQILLMVISRLGMSLGY, via the coding sequence ATGTTCGGCGATATCGCCCGTTTTCTCATCGACATCGTTTTTACGCTGTTCGGCGCAGCCTTGTTGTTGCGCGCATGGATGCAGGCAGTGCGGATGCCGCCCCGCAACCCGGTTTCGCAGGGCGTGTTTCAAATCACCGATTGGTTGGTCGTGCCGTTGCGGCGCGTGCTGCCGGGCACCGGTGGTATCGATTGGGCCTGCCTGCTGGCGGCCTGGCTGACCGCGCTTGTCTACCTGCTGCTGGTGGTCCTGGTGGCGGGCGGCGATCCGGGCAGTTTGTTCCCGATGGTGCTTGCGTTTGCCTTGCTGACCACGCTGAAGTGGGCGGTCACGCTGGTGATGTGGGCGACGCTGTTGATGGCGTTGATGTCCTGGCTCAATCCGCGCGCGCCGACGATGGTGTTGCTCGACATCCTGACCGCGCCGTTCCTGAACCCGCTGCGTCGCGTGCTGCCGCTGATCGGCGGCATGGATCTGTCGCCGCTGGCCTTGTTCGTGATCACGCAGATCCTGCTGATGGTGATCAGCCGCCTCGGGATGAGCCTCGGTTATTGA
- a CDS encoding queuosine precursor transporter, translated as MHTPPLPTSDPVDDADNAKHARLVDDAPARPRFRYYDLFLGAFVTVLICSNLIGAGKVAVIDLPGLGLVSYSAGVLFFPISYAFGDIMTEVYGYAYDRRAVWTGFGALIFMAVMSAIVLALPAANSDYMHGYQQHLEGVFGNTPRIVVGSIVAFWTGSLVNAYVLAKMKILTGGRLLWLRTIGSTAVGEAFDSSLFYVIAFYGIWPTSQVWHVALAQYLLKTTWEVLATPLTYWIVGWLKRVERHDHYDRDTNFTPFRLRP; from the coding sequence ATGCACACGCCCCCTCTTCCGACTTCGGACCCCGTAGACGACGCTGACAACGCAAAGCACGCGCGCCTCGTCGACGATGCGCCGGCGCGCCCCCGCTTTCGTTACTACGACCTGTTCCTCGGCGCCTTCGTCACCGTGCTGATCTGTTCCAATCTGATCGGCGCGGGCAAGGTCGCGGTGATCGATCTGCCGGGTCTCGGTCTCGTGTCCTACAGCGCGGGCGTCCTGTTCTTCCCGATTTCCTATGCCTTCGGCGATATCATGACCGAGGTCTACGGCTATGCGTATGACCGACGCGCGGTCTGGACCGGATTCGGGGCGCTGATCTTCATGGCCGTCATGTCGGCCATCGTGCTGGCGCTGCCGGCCGCGAATTCCGACTATATGCATGGCTATCAGCAGCATCTGGAAGGGGTGTTCGGCAATACGCCGCGCATCGTCGTCGGCTCGATCGTCGCGTTCTGGACCGGCAGCCTGGTGAATGCCTATGTGTTGGCCAAGATGAAAATCCTGACCGGCGGGCGCTTGCTCTGGCTCAGAACGATCGGCTCGACGGCGGTCGGCGAGGCCTTCGACTCGTCGCTGTTCTACGTGATCGCCTTCTACGGCATCTGGCCGACCAGCCAGGTCTGGCACGTCGCCTTGGCGCAATATCTGCTGAAGACCACCTGGGAAGTGCTGGCGACGCCGCTGACGTACTGGATCGTCGGCTGGCTCAAGCGCGTCGAGCGCCACGATCACTACGATCGCGACACGAACTTCACGCCGTTTCGCCTGCGTCCCTGA
- a CDS encoding Na+/H+ antiporter, with translation MQTVFTVLILLLAVALSGTAARLIRFPVPLPLIQIAIGSALAWKRLDLHVTFVPEVFLLLFIPPLLFADGWRMPKRELFQHRRPILMLALGLVFFTVGGLGYFIHWLVPVVPLPVSFALAAVLSPTDAVALSGIIPRGRLPLQLKHILEGEALLNDASGLVAFKFAVAATLTGTFSMWQASISFVVIALGGLAMGVALTWPFNWLRQKIARLSDDDDPGVQIILILLLPFAAYLLAEHLGLSGILAAVAAGMAMNFTTDLSTESVATRMRGASVWAMIELIFNGFVFILLGLQFPSIIGSALLEAHRLHNGELAALVGHVLAIASAMLVLRMVWVWSLRWLSSRRIARMGIDNAIPGLRIAAITSLAGVRGAVTLAGVLSIPLTMNDGTPFPARDLVVFLAAGVIIFSLVVATIGLPLALGRLKDLGGEREKREEREARAAASAEALKAIDAEYERMRTLRAERGDEDDGLAADIASQVSAVYKRPLHTHAEGGDIDESLRDRARRSEKIARRMHIAALRAERSEFFRRQASNAINDETLQRLLRETDLAESAVMLRGGRGTSAH, from the coding sequence ATGCAAACCGTTTTCACTGTCCTCATCCTTTTGCTGGCGGTCGCGCTGTCCGGTACCGCCGCACGCCTGATTCGCTTCCCGGTCCCGCTGCCGCTGATCCAGATCGCCATCGGCAGCGCCTTGGCCTGGAAGCGCCTCGACCTGCACGTCACCTTCGTGCCGGAAGTGTTTCTGCTGCTCTTCATTCCGCCGCTGCTGTTCGCCGATGGCTGGCGCATGCCGAAGCGCGAGCTGTTCCAGCATCGACGCCCCATTCTGATGCTGGCACTCGGCTTGGTGTTCTTCACCGTGGGCGGCCTCGGCTATTTCATCCATTGGCTGGTGCCGGTGGTGCCCTTGCCCGTTTCGTTCGCGCTCGCCGCCGTCTTGTCCCCGACCGATGCGGTGGCGCTGTCGGGCATCATTCCGCGCGGTCGCCTGCCGCTGCAGTTGAAACACATCCTCGAAGGCGAGGCGCTGCTGAACGATGCATCGGGTCTGGTGGCCTTCAAGTTCGCGGTGGCCGCCACGCTGACCGGCACCTTCTCGATGTGGCAGGCCTCGATCAGTTTCGTCGTGATCGCCTTGGGTGGGCTGGCGATGGGGGTCGCCTTGACCTGGCCTTTCAACTGGCTGCGCCAGAAGATTGCCCGCCTGTCCGACGACGACGACCCGGGCGTGCAGATCATTCTGATCCTGTTGCTGCCGTTTGCCGCCTACCTGCTGGCGGAACACCTGGGGCTGTCGGGCATTCTGGCGGCCGTGGCGGCCGGCATGGCGATGAACTTCACGACCGATCTCAGCACCGAAAGCGTCGCCACGCGGATGCGCGGCGCCAGCGTCTGGGCCATGATCGAACTGATCTTCAACGGCTTCGTTTTCATCCTGCTCGGCCTGCAGTTTCCGTCGATCATCGGCAGCGCGCTGCTGGAAGCGCATCGGCTGCATAACGGCGAGCTGGCCGCGCTGGTCGGCCACGTGCTGGCAATCGCCTCGGCGATGTTGGTATTGCGCATGGTATGGGTGTGGTCGTTACGCTGGCTGTCGAGCCGGCGCATTGCACGAATGGGTATCGACAACGCGATTCCGGGCTTGCGCATCGCGGCCATCACGTCGCTGGCCGGGGTGCGCGGCGCGGTGACGCTGGCCGGTGTGCTGTCGATTCCGCTGACGATGAACGATGGCACGCCCTTCCCCGCCCGCGATCTCGTCGTCTTTCTGGCGGCCGGCGTCATCATTTTCTCGCTGGTGGTCGCCACGATCGGGCTGCCTTTGGCGCTTGGCCGACTGAAGGACCTGGGCGGCGAACGCGAGAAGCGGGAAGAACGGGAGGCGCGGGCAGCGGCCAGCGCCGAAGCCCTGAAGGCGATCGACGCCGAATATGAGCGGATGCGCACCCTGCGCGCCGAACGCGGTGACGAAGATGACGGTCTCGCGGCCGATATCGCCTCGCAAGTCTCCGCCGTCTACAAGCGACCGCTCCATACGCACGCCGAGGGCGGTGACATCGACGAATCGCTGCGCGATCGCGCGCGTCGCTCGGAGAAGATTGCGCGCCGCATGCACATTGCCGCGCTGCGCGCGGAACGCAGCGAATTCTTCCGGCGCCAGGCCAGCAACGCGATCAACGACGAGACCTTGCAACGACTGCTGCGGGAAACCGATCTCGCCGAATCGGCCGTCATGCTGCGCGGCGGGCGCGGCACCAGCGCACACTGA
- a CDS encoding glycosyltransferase produces MPAESDDSRQHTTLSDDAPSAIAPASADVARVFVGCDPNNCDLEQMMVLEYSLRRHASIPVEIHWMQLSRDPASPWYSEPEKGLGWRTDLWVTPFSGFRWAIPALCNYQGRAIYMDADMVVLRDIADLWRTPLAPGQALAATKRKKKSWRYCVMVWDCAEAKTHLPSLEALRGAPGAHADLIHFFNDHPEFTHRLHPDENNVDGENRPLKDIRILHYSDIGTQFTHKYAFPRLAAEGARHWFDGDVLAHPRTDLQAVFDQYYADALAAGYTLEAYRNAHPFGRIVKASQAHYTGNKRTRRMSLWSRIKWRLRGGSVPTHAAGALSTSQEIGK; encoded by the coding sequence ATGCCAGCCGAATCGGACGATTCACGCCAACACACGACTTTGTCGGACGACGCCCCGTCCGCGATAGCGCCCGCCTCCGCGGACGTCGCGCGGGTCTTTGTCGGTTGCGATCCGAACAATTGCGACCTGGAACAAATGATGGTGCTGGAGTACAGCCTGCGCCGTCATGCGTCGATTCCGGTCGAGATTCACTGGATGCAATTATCGCGGGACCCCGCCAGCCCGTGGTATTCCGAGCCTGAAAAGGGCCTTGGTTGGCGGACGGACCTTTGGGTAACGCCTTTTTCGGGTTTCCGCTGGGCGATTCCGGCACTCTGCAACTATCAAGGTCGCGCGATCTACATGGACGCCGACATGGTCGTCCTACGCGATATTGCCGACCTGTGGCGCACGCCGCTCGCACCGGGACAGGCCCTCGCCGCGACCAAGCGGAAGAAGAAAAGCTGGCGTTATTGCGTCATGGTCTGGGATTGTGCCGAGGCGAAGACGCACCTGCCGTCGCTGGAAGCGCTGCGCGGCGCACCCGGCGCGCACGCCGACCTTATTCATTTTTTCAACGACCATCCGGAATTTACACACCGGCTGCATCCCGATGAAAACAACGTCGACGGCGAAAATCGGCCGTTGAAAGACATTCGTATCCTGCATTACTCGGATATCGGCACCCAATTCACGCACAAATACGCCTTTCCCCGTCTGGCCGCGGAAGGCGCCCGGCATTGGTTCGACGGCGATGTGCTGGCGCATCCGCGGACCGATCTTCAGGCTGTGTTCGATCAATATTACGCCGATGCGCTCGCCGCCGGCTATACGCTCGAGGCGTACCGAAACGCCCATCCCTTCGGACGGATCGTCAAGGCCAGTCAGGCCCACTACACCGGCAATAAGCGCACGCGACGGATGTCGCTCTGGTCGCGGATCAAATGGCGCTTGCGCGGCGGCAGCGTGCCGACGCATGCCGCCGGCGCGCTGTCCACGTCGCAGGAGATCGGCAAATGA
- a CDS encoding glycosyltransferase family 9 protein, giving the protein MSFSANRTFAFVMSPRLGDALLSMVVVNNLTRHGFQIKVFSNQIHALRDWFPGFDIAPGLATHEASAALSPYDVILHAYHADKVLPAGDPHPNIVVMDDWPTYRQVRNMVDIQLDVCRVHFGLADVVRENGMTLSPLSRQKAAPAPTSLAMDPALVGIPTQTTAAPPLSASTSYGAATATLTPRSDMRRVVIHPVASDTQKSWRPKRFVALALQLRARGFDPEFLLPQSAMENWRWLQSYGLRACAYPSLSLVAERIVTAGWVIGNDSGIGHLASCLGVPAVSLAMRPKIAVRWQPGWAPSEMVLPLPIVPGRFLKEKCWKYLVSPARVLRAFDTLRRRCGMPMPLHNSQHGGGYATYTGGSAPRGVGPIAHPGTGAETSADVRHAG; this is encoded by the coding sequence ATGTCGTTCAGCGCAAATCGCACGTTTGCTTTCGTGATGTCGCCTCGACTTGGCGACGCGCTGCTGTCGATGGTCGTGGTGAACAACCTGACCCGGCACGGCTTTCAGATAAAAGTGTTCAGCAACCAGATCCACGCCTTGCGTGACTGGTTTCCCGGTTTCGATATCGCGCCGGGCCTGGCAACGCACGAAGCGTCGGCCGCGCTGTCTCCGTACGACGTCATCCTGCACGCCTACCATGCCGACAAAGTCTTGCCGGCCGGTGACCCGCACCCAAATATCGTCGTGATGGACGACTGGCCGACTTATCGGCAGGTTCGGAACATGGTCGACATTCAGCTCGACGTCTGTCGCGTCCATTTCGGACTGGCCGATGTCGTGCGGGAAAACGGCATGACGCTGTCGCCGCTGTCGCGCCAGAAGGCGGCCCCGGCGCCGACCTCGCTCGCGATGGACCCGGCGCTCGTCGGCATCCCGACCCAGACCACCGCCGCGCCCCCGCTTTCGGCATCGACGTCCTACGGCGCCGCAACGGCGACGCTGACGCCACGCAGCGATATGCGCCGTGTGGTGATTCATCCGGTTGCGAGCGATACGCAAAAGAGCTGGCGACCGAAGCGCTTCGTCGCGCTGGCTTTGCAGCTGCGGGCGCGCGGCTTCGATCCGGAATTCCTGCTGCCGCAATCGGCGATGGAAAACTGGCGCTGGCTGCAGTCCTACGGTTTGCGCGCGTGCGCCTATCCCAGCCTGAGCCTCGTCGCCGAGCGGATCGTGACGGCGGGCTGGGTGATCGGCAACGATTCCGGCATCGGTCACCTGGCATCCTGCCTCGGCGTGCCGGCCGTGTCGTTGGCGATGCGGCCGAAGATCGCCGTCCGCTGGCAACCGGGTTGGGCGCCGTCGGAGATGGTGCTGCCGCTGCCGATCGTGCCGGGCCGCTTCCTGAAAGAAAAATGCTGGAAGTACCTGGTGTCGCCGGCGCGGGTGCTGCGCGCCTTCGATACGCTGCGGCGTCGCTGCGGCATGCCGATGCCGCTGCACAATTCGCAACATGGCGGCGGGTACGCGACCTACACCGGCGGGAGCGCGCCGCGCGGCGTCGGCCCGATCGCCCATCCCGGCACTGGCGCCGAGACGAGCGCGGACGTGCGACACGCCGGCTGA
- a CDS encoding 2'-5' RNA ligase family protein: MRLFFALLPDDNVRETLARRALQVQRRCGGRRLPTESLHLTLLFLGQVPTDRLPMLAAMTTAYSVPPGTLQFARFGAFARRRIVWAGIGDGVGVGSGRSEEDVAAAQDASGLTDLLALQRDLVERITVAGLPIKDEPFRPHVSLLRDATPSDLGGAVASLSLAPVDWSYKRIALMASEPTGGRHRYVELARSPLDVPRDALSGQPG, encoded by the coding sequence ATGCGCTTATTTTTTGCCTTGTTGCCCGATGATAACGTCCGTGAAACGCTGGCGCGGCGGGCGTTGCAGGTCCAGCGCCGCTGCGGCGGCCGACGCCTGCCGACCGAATCGCTGCATTTGACCTTGCTGTTCCTCGGACAGGTACCGACGGATCGGCTGCCGATGCTGGCGGCGATGACGACGGCCTACAGCGTGCCGCCCGGGACCTTGCAGTTTGCCCGTTTCGGCGCGTTTGCCCGCCGCCGGATCGTCTGGGCCGGCATCGGCGATGGCGTCGGTGTCGGGAGTGGACGCTCGGAGGAAGACGTTGCCGCGGCACAGGACGCCAGCGGCCTGACTGACCTGCTGGCGTTGCAGCGCGATCTGGTCGAGCGCATCACCGTGGCGGGCCTGCCGATCAAGGACGAGCCGTTTCGCCCGCACGTCAGTCTGCTGCGCGATGCGACGCCGTCCGATCTCGGTGGTGCCGTCGCTTCGCTCTCTTTAGCGCCGGTGGACTGGTCCTATAAGCGCATTGCGCTAATGGCATCCGAACCGACCGGTGGCCGTCATCGCTACGTCGAGCTAGCCCGTTCACCGCTGGACGTGCCGCGCGACGCGCTGTCGGGCCAGCCGGGATAA
- a CDS encoding acylphosphatase, with protein sequence MDIETYTIRITGRVQGVGYRAATVRRAHLIGVRGWVRNVGDGSVEGIIQGSVDQVDRMLEWLRQGPPMARVESVESDRIPDDRRFGHFEQR encoded by the coding sequence ATGGATATTGAAACCTATACGATTCGGATCACCGGCCGCGTGCAAGGCGTCGGCTATCGCGCGGCCACCGTGCGCCGCGCCCATTTGATCGGCGTGCGCGGCTGGGTCCGCAACGTCGGCGACGGATCCGTCGAAGGCATCATCCAGGGCTCGGTCGATCAGGTCGACCGCATGTTGGAATGGCTGCGGCAAGGACCGCCGATGGCAAGGGTGGAATCGGTCGAAAGCGATCGCATCCCTGACGACCGTCGCTTCGGTCATTTCGAACAACGCTGA
- a CDS encoding MDR family oxidoreductase — MFNALFVEQGAKARFCQLHDAQLPPGDVTVRIDHATLNYKDALAITGKGAVVRQFPMVPGIDLAGVVETSEDGRYRPGEEVIVNGWGIGETHWGGLAQRARVQGDWLIPLPLAFDTRQAMSIGTAGYTAMLCVLAIEAHGVKPGDGDILVTGANGGVGSIALALLHKRGYSTVASTGRPEERAYLKHLGAGEIIDRATLSAPGKPLTKERWAAVVDCVGSHTLANACAATRQNGIVTACGLAQGMDFPSTVAPFILRGVTLTGINSVYQPREKRQRAWQRLAEDLDPAVLDTMTRVIGLEAAIGAADDLLAGKVRGRLVVDVNR, encoded by the coding sequence GTGTTCAACGCCTTATTCGTGGAGCAGGGCGCGAAAGCACGCTTCTGCCAATTGCACGACGCGCAATTGCCGCCCGGCGATGTGACGGTGCGCATCGACCACGCCACGCTGAACTATAAGGATGCGCTGGCCATCACCGGCAAGGGCGCGGTTGTGCGGCAATTCCCGATGGTGCCGGGCATCGATCTGGCCGGCGTTGTCGAAACGAGCGAAGACGGGCGCTACCGCCCGGGCGAGGAAGTGATCGTCAATGGCTGGGGTATCGGCGAGACGCATTGGGGCGGACTGGCGCAACGCGCCCGCGTGCAAGGCGATTGGCTGATACCGCTGCCGCTGGCGTTCGATACGCGCCAGGCCATGTCGATCGGGACCGCCGGCTATACGGCGATGCTGTGTGTCCTGGCGATCGAGGCGCATGGGGTGAAGCCGGGCGATGGCGACATTCTGGTGACCGGTGCCAACGGCGGCGTCGGCAGTATCGCGCTGGCGTTGCTGCACAAGCGCGGCTATTCGACGGTGGCATCCACCGGGCGACCGGAGGAACGGGCCTATCTGAAGCATCTCGGCGCCGGCGAGATCATCGATCGCGCGACGCTGTCCGCGCCCGGCAAACCGTTGACGAAAGAACGCTGGGCGGCCGTGGTCGATTGCGTCGGCAGTCATACGCTGGCGAACGCCTGTGCCGCCACGCGCCAAAACGGCATCGTGACCGCCTGTGGTCTGGCGCAGGGAATGGATTTTCCCTCGACGGTCGCGCCGTTTATCCTGCGGGGCGTGACGCTGACCGGGATCAACAGTGTCTATCAGCCGCGCGAGAAGCGGCAGCGGGCCTGGCAACGGCTGGCGGAAGACCTCGATCCCGCGGTGCTGGATACGATGACGCGGGTGATCGGGCTGGAAGCGGCCATCGGCGCCGCCGATGATCTGCTGGCGGGAAAAGTGCGCGGCCGCCTGGTCGTGGACGTCAACCGCTGA